From the Alkalibacter rhizosphaerae genome, one window contains:
- a CDS encoding penicillin-binding transpeptidase domain-containing protein, with product MSLYQLRRKKRLIFAFFVFSILFVVLAARLTYIQAYQSMELSDAQINQLMGEIPVTASRGNIYDRNGNVLAQDASASSVYARPDALEDPEATGTYLSEILQLDLEETIEKCRDETRSLVLIARKVDNEKAFLIKDQQIAGVEISEDKKRYYTNGNFASYVLGFTGTDHQGLYGIERIFDHDLRGEDGVLVYEKDGKNQRVPSGYQILIPAKPGNHVVLTLDSIIQHYLESASEKLLTDTGAKRVIAIAMDPGTGEVLGMSANPDYDLNDPRTVTQEIKDALVKELEGKNLGEQQQIMWNNPSVSYNFEPGSTFKVITGAAALEEGVVRPDSAFYDEGFIMVDGVRIRCHIYPRGHENETFLEAISNSCNPVLVETILRMNPDTFYQYVYNFGFGDRTGIQLDGEQYGIVPVNENINKVDYATKSFGQGIGVTPIQLITALSAIVNGGDYIKPTVVKETRSSETEEVIESYLTDVSRKIISKKTADGLKEAMENVILESASMSSKTQGFSMGGKTGTAQKIVDGAYSNELYITSFFGFAPVDDPKISLLVIVDEPSKALTGGSVTGSSTAGVPAVEIITDILKYMNVPVGDAVDFGRTDIVPDLRNLDISTAKEILNNLGVSYELNGTDSGNGIGVLDQEPNPGARMEENTKITLEVGQILGESDDLISVPNVLDLTVHNASAMLEQRGLIMDFQGTGGFAVMQEPEAGTIVPRGSIISVVFEHLPDNDIEVEE from the coding sequence ATGTCCCTGTATCAACTACGAAGAAAAAAAAGGCTGATTTTTGCCTTTTTTGTTTTTTCAATACTTTTTGTCGTACTTGCAGCAAGACTTACATATATCCAAGCATATCAATCCATGGAATTGTCGGATGCACAGATCAACCAATTAATGGGGGAGATCCCGGTAACGGCGTCCAGAGGAAATATCTATGACCGCAACGGAAATGTGCTGGCCCAGGATGCATCTGCCAGCAGTGTATACGCAAGACCGGATGCATTGGAAGATCCGGAAGCGACCGGAACTTATTTGAGTGAGATCCTCCAGCTCGATTTGGAGGAGACCATCGAAAAATGCAGGGATGAAACTCGCTCCCTGGTATTGATCGCCAGAAAAGTGGACAATGAAAAAGCTTTTTTGATCAAAGACCAACAGATCGCCGGTGTGGAGATCTCGGAAGACAAGAAGCGATATTACACAAATGGAAATTTTGCATCCTATGTCTTGGGATTTACAGGAACGGACCATCAAGGACTTTATGGGATCGAGCGGATCTTTGATCATGATCTGAGAGGTGAAGACGGAGTACTTGTCTATGAAAAAGATGGAAAAAATCAACGTGTCCCTTCCGGATATCAGATCCTGATCCCCGCCAAGCCTGGAAATCATGTCGTCTTGACCTTGGATAGCATCATCCAGCATTATTTGGAGTCTGCTTCGGAGAAGCTGTTGACCGATACTGGTGCAAAACGTGTCATCGCCATTGCCATGGATCCCGGTACAGGAGAGGTACTGGGCATGAGTGCTAATCCGGATTACGACTTGAATGATCCGCGTACGGTGACCCAGGAGATCAAGGATGCCCTGGTCAAGGAGTTGGAAGGGAAAAACCTTGGAGAACAACAACAGATCATGTGGAACAATCCTTCTGTAAGCTACAATTTTGAACCGGGCTCCACTTTCAAGGTGATCACAGGTGCTGCAGCCTTGGAAGAAGGCGTAGTGCGACCGGACAGTGCATTTTACGACGAAGGGTTCATCATGGTGGACGGGGTCCGTATACGCTGCCATATCTATCCCAGAGGCCACGAAAACGAGACGTTCTTGGAAGCCATATCCAATTCATGCAATCCGGTACTGGTGGAGACGATCCTCCGCATGAATCCGGATACGTTTTATCAATATGTATATAATTTTGGATTTGGAGATCGGACCGGGATCCAACTGGACGGAGAACAATACGGGATCGTACCGGTCAATGAGAATATCAACAAGGTGGATTATGCCACCAAATCCTTTGGCCAGGGGATCGGTGTAACGCCGATCCAATTGATCACTGCCTTGTCAGCCATTGTCAATGGCGGCGATTATATCAAACCGACGGTCGTCAAGGAAACAAGATCCAGCGAGACAGAAGAGGTCATTGAATCCTATCTGACCGACGTGTCCAGAAAAATCATATCAAAAAAGACAGCAGACGGGCTTAAAGAAGCAATGGAGAATGTGATTTTGGAATCTGCCTCCATGTCCAGCAAGACCCAAGGGTTTTCCATGGGCGGCAAGACGGGGACAGCGCAGAAGATCGTCGATGGAGCGTATTCCAATGAGCTGTACATAACTTCTTTTTTCGGATTTGCACCAGTGGATGATCCAAAGATCAGTTTGCTTGTGATCGTCGATGAACCGTCGAAAGCATTGACCGGCGGCAGCGTGACAGGATCCAGTACTGCTGGAGTACCGGCCGTGGAAATAATCACCGATATTTTGAAGTACATGAATGTTCCGGTTGGAGATGCGGTTGATTTTGGTCGAACGGACATCGTACCGGATCTTCGAAATCTGGACATTTCCACAGCGAAGGAAATCTTGAACAATCTAGGTGTATCTTATGAGTTGAACGGAACGGACTCCGGCAATGGGATCGGGGTTTTGGATCAAGAGCCAAACCCTGGAGCCAGAATGGAAGAAAACACGAAGATCACTTTGGAAGTGGGACAAATACTTGGTGAAAGTGACGATTTGATTTCTGTTCCCAATGTACTGGACTTGACGGTCCACAATGCATCTGCGATGCTGGAGCAGAGAGGCTTGATCATGGATTTTCAAGGAACAGGCGGTTTTGCTGTAATGCAGGAACCGGAAGCCGGTACTATCGTGCCAAGGGGAAGCATCATTTCCGTCGTCTTTGAACATTTGCCGGATAACGACATTGAGGTGGAAGAATGA
- a CDS encoding septum formation initiator family protein codes for MVISEKKLYNYYLEDDDIAITRIRNKYEKKQRMKPMTKAKCLMMVFVLFFMGMGVLYQYSRINAVNQDIVQMEKDLKEIQMINDSKEGQIVSSLDLNHIENYAKSVLGMVEPASDQYTYLAINEGVRTAEGNAVKTVSVASQSKLVSWIAKLIN; via the coding sequence ATGGTCATATCCGAGAAAAAACTATATAATTACTATCTGGAAGACGACGATATCGCTATTACGCGCATTCGAAACAAATACGAAAAAAAACAACGGATGAAACCCATGACCAAGGCCAAATGTCTGATGATGGTTTTCGTGCTGTTTTTCATGGGGATGGGTGTATTGTACCAATACTCTCGGATCAATGCTGTAAATCAGGATATCGTTCAAATGGAGAAAGACTTAAAAGAAATTCAGATGATCAACGATTCCAAGGAAGGTCAGATCGTATCCAGTTTGGACTTGAATCATATCGAGAATTATGCAAAAAGCGTGCTGGGCATGGTAGAACCTGCCAGTGACCAATATACGTATCTCGCCATCAACGAAGGAGTACGAACAGCGGAAGGAAATGCTGTAAAAACAGTTTCGGTAGCATCCCAAAGCAAACTGGTTTCTTGGATCGCAAAATTGATCAACTGA